A genomic stretch from Arthrobacter sp. KBS0702 includes:
- the gatA gene encoding Asp-tRNA(Asn)/Glu-tRNA(Gln) amidotransferase subunit GatA, with protein MTENTELIRLSAAALAEKLAAREVTAVEVTQAYLDRIAAVDGKVNAFLHVNAEEALAVAAEVDAIRAAGGAAAEELHVLAGVPIAVKDLIVTIGQPTTAGSKILEGWHSPYDATVVERLRAAKMPILGKTNLDEFAMGSSTEHSAFGPTHNPWDLDRIPGGSGGGSAAAVAAFEAPLALGTDTGGSIRQPGAVTGTVGVKPTYGGVSRYGAIAMASSLDQIGPVSRTVLDSALLHQVIGGHDPRDSTSLPDPLEDLVAAARTGNVEGMKIGIIKELHGEGYQAGVENRFNEALELLKGAGAEIVEVSCPNFKYALGAYYLIMPSEASSNLAKFDGVRFGLRVLPEEGPLTIERVMGATRAAGFGDEVKRRIILGTYALSAGYYDAYYGSAQKVRTLIQRDFDAAFAQADVLISPTAPTTAFKLGEKLNDPLAMYLNDVATIPANMAGVPGLSLPGGLADEDGLPVGVQLLAPARQDARLYRVGAVLESLLEAQWGGPLLDKAPSLTAPSLTDSAPAVEAAASSHGGSH; from the coding sequence GGCGTACCTGGACCGGATTGCCGCCGTCGACGGCAAGGTCAACGCCTTCCTGCACGTCAACGCCGAGGAAGCCCTCGCCGTCGCCGCGGAGGTGGATGCCATCCGCGCAGCGGGAGGCGCCGCCGCCGAGGAACTCCACGTACTCGCCGGCGTCCCGATCGCCGTCAAGGACCTCATCGTCACGATCGGCCAGCCGACCACGGCCGGCTCCAAGATCCTCGAAGGCTGGCACAGCCCCTACGACGCCACCGTGGTGGAGCGCCTCCGCGCCGCCAAGATGCCGATCCTGGGCAAGACCAACCTGGACGAGTTCGCCATGGGCTCCTCCACCGAGCACTCCGCGTTCGGGCCCACCCACAACCCGTGGGACCTCGACCGCATCCCCGGCGGCTCGGGCGGCGGCTCGGCTGCCGCCGTCGCGGCCTTCGAGGCCCCGCTGGCCCTCGGGACGGACACCGGCGGTTCCATCCGCCAGCCCGGCGCCGTCACCGGCACGGTCGGCGTCAAGCCCACCTACGGCGGCGTCTCCCGCTACGGCGCCATCGCAATGGCCTCCTCGCTGGACCAGATCGGCCCGGTCTCCCGCACCGTGCTGGACTCGGCCCTGCTGCACCAGGTGATCGGCGGCCACGACCCGCGTGACTCCACCTCGCTGCCGGACCCGCTCGAGGACCTCGTGGCCGCGGCCCGGACCGGCAACGTCGAGGGCATGAAGATCGGCATCATCAAGGAGCTCCACGGCGAGGGCTACCAGGCCGGCGTCGAAAACCGCTTCAACGAGGCCCTGGAACTGCTCAAGGGCGCCGGCGCCGAGATCGTCGAGGTCTCCTGCCCCAACTTCAAGTACGCCCTCGGCGCGTACTACCTGATCATGCCCTCGGAGGCCTCCTCCAACCTGGCCAAGTTCGACGGCGTCCGGTTCGGCCTGCGGGTGCTGCCCGAAGAGGGTCCGCTGACGATCGAACGCGTGATGGGCGCCACCCGCGCCGCGGGCTTCGGCGACGAGGTCAAGCGCCGCATCATCCTGGGCACGTACGCCCTGAGCGCGGGCTACTACGACGCCTACTACGGCTCGGCCCAGAAGGTGCGCACCCTGATCCAGCGCGACTTCGACGCCGCGTTCGCCCAGGCCGACGTGCTGATCTCCCCGACGGCGCCGACCACGGCGTTCAAGCTCGGCGAGAAGCTGAACGACCCGCTGGCGATGTACCTCAACGACGTCGCCACCATCCCGGCCAACATGGCAGGGGTCCCGGGGCTGTCGCTGCCCGGCGGCCTCGCCGATGAGGATGGCCTGCCCGTCGGCGTCCAGCTGCTGGCCCCGGCCCGCCAGGACGCCCGGCTCTACCGGGTCGGCGCCGTGCTCGAATCCCTGCTCGAGGCGCAGTGGGGCGGACCGCTGCTGGACAAGGCTCCTTCATTGACGGCTCCTTCTTTGACCGATTCCGCACCGGCGGTTGAGGCTGCCGCTTCGAGCCACGGAGGTTCACACTAA
- the gatB gene encoding Asp-tRNA(Asn)/Glu-tRNA(Gln) amidotransferase subunit GatB, giving the protein MTDATLSFEEAMEKYDPVLGFEVHVELNTNTKMFSSAPNVFGDEPNTNVNEVDLGMPGVLPVVNKTAIESSIKIGLALNCKIAETCRFARKNYFYPDTPKNFQTSQYDEPIAYDGYLDIELSDGTVFRVEIERAHMEEDAGKLTHMGGAAGRIQGADYSLVDYNRSGVPLVEIVTKPIEGAGSRAPELAKAYVAAVREIVKNLGVSDAKMERGNVRCDANVSLRPHGRERFGIRSETKNVNSLRAVEHAVRYEIQRHAAVLESGQPVIQETRHWHEDTRSTTSGRPKSDADDYRYFPEPDLVPVVASREWVEELRATLPEPPAARRKRLQADWGYSDLEFRDVVNAGVMDEIEETIAAGATATVARKWWMGEIVGRAKNADVDPGQLGVAPATIVELNQMVEDGKINNKMASEVLDGVLAGEGTPAEIVEKRGLAVVSDDGPLLEAIDAALAAQPGVADKIRGGKLQAIGAIVGGVMKATRGQADAGRVKELILERLGVEG; this is encoded by the coding sequence ATGACTGACGCAACCCTCAGCTTCGAAGAAGCGATGGAGAAGTACGATCCCGTCCTGGGCTTCGAGGTCCACGTGGAGCTCAACACCAATACCAAGATGTTCTCCTCCGCGCCGAACGTCTTCGGCGACGAGCCGAACACCAACGTCAACGAGGTGGACCTCGGTATGCCCGGCGTGCTGCCCGTGGTGAACAAGACCGCGATTGAGTCCTCGATCAAGATCGGCCTGGCGCTGAACTGCAAGATCGCCGAGACCTGCCGCTTCGCCCGGAAGAACTACTTCTACCCGGACACCCCGAAGAACTTCCAGACCTCCCAGTACGACGAGCCGATCGCGTATGACGGCTACCTGGACATCGAGCTCTCCGACGGCACCGTGTTCCGCGTCGAGATCGAACGCGCCCACATGGAGGAGGACGCCGGCAAGCTCACCCACATGGGCGGCGCCGCCGGCCGCATCCAGGGCGCGGACTACTCGCTCGTGGACTACAACCGTTCCGGCGTACCGCTGGTCGAGATCGTCACCAAGCCGATCGAGGGCGCCGGCAGCCGCGCGCCTGAACTGGCCAAGGCCTACGTGGCCGCGGTCCGCGAGATCGTCAAGAACCTCGGCGTCTCCGACGCCAAGATGGAACGCGGCAACGTCCGCTGCGACGCCAACGTCTCGCTGCGCCCGCACGGCCGCGAACGCTTCGGCATCCGCTCCGAGACCAAGAACGTCAACTCGCTGCGCGCCGTCGAACACGCCGTCCGCTACGAAATCCAGCGGCACGCCGCCGTGCTGGAGTCCGGCCAGCCGGTCATCCAGGAGACCCGGCACTGGCACGAGGACACCCGCTCCACCACCTCGGGCCGGCCGAAGTCCGACGCGGACGACTACCGCTACTTCCCGGAACCGGACCTGGTCCCCGTGGTCGCCTCGCGCGAGTGGGTCGAAGAGCTCCGGGCCACGCTGCCCGAGCCGCCGGCCGCCCGCCGCAAGCGCCTGCAGGCCGACTGGGGCTACTCGGACCTTGAGTTCCGCGACGTCGTCAACGCCGGCGTGATGGACGAGATCGAGGAAACCATCGCCGCCGGCGCCACCGCCACGGTGGCCCGCAAGTGGTGGATGGGCGAGATCGTCGGACGCGCCAAGAACGCCGACGTCGACCCCGGCCAGCTCGGCGTCGCCCCGGCGACCATCGTGGAACTGAACCAGATGGTCGAGGACGGCAAGATCAACAACAAGATGGCCTCCGAGGTCCTGGACGGCGTGCTCGCCGGCGAGGGCACCCCGGCGGAAATCGTCGAGAAGCGCGGCCTCGCCGTGGTCTCCGACGACGGCCCGCTGCTCGAAGCCATCGACGCGGCCCTCGCCGCGCAGCCCGGCGTCGCGGACAAGATCCGCGGCGGCAAGCTGCAGGCGATCGGCGCGATCGTCGGCGGCGTGATGAAGGCCACCCGCGGCCAGGCCGACGCCGGCCGCGTCAAGGAGCTGATCCTGGAGCGCCTCGGCGTCGAAGGCTAG
- a CDS encoding LysR family transcriptional regulator, protein MEIHQLEMLRELGALGSVKAVAETLLVTPSAVSQQLAALQRSVEVPLTRKEGRNLVLTEAGQVLADAGAAVVSAMADARTAIGAYHGSPVAPVTLSGFHSAGQALFAPLARLLAQPGQPRIQLSDEDVAQQDFPALTARYDLVLAHRMDHSPRWPVERVAVVPLAHEPLDVALPAGHRLAGQRAVTADDVVGEPWVTSHTGYSPADVLSAVAAVASRELNIVHRINDYSTVAALVATGSVIGLLPRHTARPVLNPSIVLKPLEGISTRRRIDILARPENLKRTSVMMVCEALQTIMTDLVGG, encoded by the coding sequence ATGGAAATCCACCAGCTCGAAATGCTCCGCGAACTCGGGGCCCTGGGCAGCGTCAAGGCCGTCGCGGAGACGCTGCTAGTCACCCCGTCGGCGGTGTCGCAGCAGCTGGCCGCCCTGCAGCGGTCCGTCGAGGTCCCGCTGACCCGGAAGGAGGGCCGCAACCTGGTCCTCACCGAGGCGGGCCAGGTGCTCGCGGATGCCGGGGCCGCCGTCGTGAGCGCAATGGCGGATGCGCGGACGGCGATCGGCGCGTACCACGGCTCGCCGGTGGCGCCCGTGACCCTGAGCGGGTTCCACAGCGCCGGCCAGGCGTTGTTCGCGCCGCTCGCCCGGCTGCTGGCGCAACCCGGGCAGCCGCGGATCCAGCTCTCCGACGAGGACGTGGCCCAGCAGGACTTCCCGGCGCTGACCGCGCGCTATGACCTGGTCCTCGCGCACCGGATGGATCACAGCCCGCGGTGGCCGGTGGAACGGGTGGCCGTGGTCCCGCTGGCGCACGAACCACTGGACGTGGCGCTGCCGGCCGGGCACCGGCTCGCCGGCCAGCGGGCGGTGACCGCGGACGACGTCGTCGGCGAGCCCTGGGTGACCAGCCACACCGGCTATTCCCCCGCGGACGTGCTCTCCGCCGTGGCCGCAGTGGCCAGCCGCGAGCTGAACATCGTGCACCGGATCAACGACTACTCCACGGTGGCGGCCCTCGTCGCCACCGGCAGTGTGATCGGGCTGCTGCCGCGGCACACCGCGCGGCCCGTGCTGAACCCGTCGATTGTGCTGAAGCCGCTGGAGGGGATCAGTACCCGGCGCCGGATCGACATCCTGGCCCGGCCGGAGAACCTTAAACGCACATCGGTCATGATGGTCTGCGAGGCGCTGCAGACCATCATGACCGATTTGGTGGGTGGCTAG
- the tdh gene encoding L-threonine 3-dehydrogenase: protein MKALYKSGAHAGFELVDRPEPETGAGDVKIRVVTTGICGTDLHIQSWDAWAQGIINAPLIAGHEFFGEVVEIGEDVLDVKVGDRVSGEGHIVCGICRNCRAGRKQMCINTVSVGVQRDGAFAEYVVIPETNVWVHHDPSVTPELGAIFDPFGNAVHTALSFPLVGEDVLITGAGPIGLMAIAVARHAGARKIAITDVSAPRLELARSLGVDLAIDVSKMRVKDAQRELGMREGFDIGMEMSGHPTALPEMIDNMNHGGRIAMLGLPSQSIDIDWGKVVTHMLTMKGIYGREMFETWYAMSAMLSSNPVLHANISAVVTDTLPASDWEKGFEIARAGVGGKVVLDWTCF from the coding sequence ATGAAGGCTCTCTACAAGTCCGGCGCCCACGCGGGATTCGAACTCGTCGACCGCCCCGAGCCGGAGACCGGTGCCGGGGACGTCAAGATCCGCGTGGTCACCACCGGAATCTGCGGCACGGACCTGCACATCCAGTCGTGGGACGCCTGGGCCCAGGGGATCATCAACGCCCCGCTGATCGCGGGCCACGAATTCTTCGGTGAAGTCGTGGAGATCGGCGAGGACGTCCTGGACGTCAAGGTCGGCGACCGGGTTTCCGGCGAGGGCCACATCGTCTGCGGAATCTGCCGCAACTGCCGGGCCGGCCGCAAGCAGATGTGCATCAACACCGTCAGCGTCGGCGTCCAGCGCGACGGCGCGTTCGCCGAGTACGTCGTCATCCCGGAAACCAACGTCTGGGTCCACCACGACCCGTCCGTGACCCCGGAGCTCGGCGCCATCTTCGACCCGTTCGGCAACGCCGTGCACACCGCCCTGAGCTTCCCGCTGGTCGGCGAGGACGTGCTGATCACCGGCGCCGGACCCATCGGCCTGATGGCGATCGCCGTCGCCCGCCACGCCGGTGCCCGGAAAATCGCCATCACCGACGTCTCCGCCCCGCGCCTGGAACTGGCCCGCAGCCTCGGCGTCGACCTCGCGATCGACGTCTCCAAGATGCGGGTCAAGGACGCCCAGCGCGAACTTGGCATGCGCGAAGGCTTCGACATCGGCATGGAAATGTCCGGCCACCCCACCGCCCTGCCTGAGATGATCGACAACATGAACCACGGCGGCCGGATCGCGATGCTGGGGCTGCCCAGCCAGTCCATCGACATCGACTGGGGCAAGGTGGTCACGCACATGCTGACCATGAAGGGCATCTACGGCCGCGAGATGTTCGAGACCTGGTACGCCATGAGCGCCATGCTGTCCTCCAACCCCGTGCTGCACGCCAACATCTCCGCCGTCGTTACGGACACCCTTCCCGCCTCGGACTGGGAAAAGGGCTTCGAAATCGCCCGCGCCGGCGTGGGCGGCAAGGTCGTGCTCGACTGGACCTGTTTCTAG
- a CDS encoding glycine C-acetyltransferase translates to MYSAIKDQLQHELDEIRAAGLFKTERHIDSPQASHIKAGQFGQGSADVLNFCANNYLGLADHPDIIAAAKDAMDSRGFGMASVRFICGTQDLHLALEERVSKFLGTEDTILFSSCFDANGGVFESLFGPEDAVISDALNHASIIDGIRLCKAQRFRYANQDMADLEARLIEATTQENPARRKIIVTDGVFSMDGFLAPLEAICDLAEKYDAMVMVDDSHAVGFMGATGAGTPEHAGVSDRVDIYTGTFGKALGGASGGYVSGRREVIAMLRQKARPYLFSNSLAPAIVAATLKALDLVENSGELRSKLFANAELFRRRMAEEGFDLLDGEHAIVPVMFGDAVMAAKVADAMLANGVFVTAFSYPVVPKGAARIRVQLSAAHSTDDVERCVQAFVRSRETVAAAG, encoded by the coding sequence ATGTATTCAGCCATCAAGGACCAGCTGCAGCACGAACTCGACGAGATCCGCGCCGCCGGCCTGTTCAAGACCGAGCGGCACATCGACTCGCCGCAGGCCAGCCACATCAAGGCGGGCCAGTTCGGCCAGGGCAGCGCGGACGTGCTGAACTTCTGCGCCAACAACTACCTGGGCCTCGCCGACCACCCGGACATCATCGCCGCCGCCAAGGACGCCATGGACTCCCGCGGCTTCGGCATGGCCAGCGTGCGCTTCATCTGCGGCACCCAGGACCTGCACCTGGCCCTGGAAGAACGCGTCTCGAAGTTCCTCGGCACCGAGGACACCATCCTGTTCTCCAGCTGCTTCGACGCCAACGGCGGCGTCTTCGAGTCACTCTTCGGCCCGGAGGACGCCGTCATCTCCGACGCCCTGAACCACGCGTCGATCATCGACGGCATCCGGCTCTGCAAGGCCCAGCGGTTCCGCTACGCCAACCAGGACATGGCCGACCTCGAGGCCCGGCTGATCGAGGCCACCACACAGGAAAACCCGGCCCGCCGCAAGATCATCGTCACCGACGGTGTCTTCTCGATGGACGGCTTCCTGGCCCCGCTCGAGGCGATCTGCGACCTCGCGGAGAAGTACGACGCCATGGTCATGGTGGATGACTCGCACGCGGTCGGATTTATGGGCGCTACCGGAGCCGGCACCCCGGAGCACGCCGGAGTCTCGGACCGGGTGGACATCTATACCGGCACCTTCGGCAAGGCCCTCGGCGGTGCCTCCGGCGGCTACGTCTCCGGCCGGCGCGAGGTCATCGCCATGCTCCGGCAGAAGGCCCGCCCCTACCTGTTCTCCAACTCGCTGGCACCGGCCATCGTCGCCGCCACGCTCAAGGCCCTGGACCTCGTGGAGAACTCGGGCGAACTGCGCAGCAAGCTCTTCGCCAACGCCGAACTCTTCCGCCGCCGGATGGCCGAGGAAGGCTTCGACCTGCTCGACGGGGAACACGCGATCGTCCCGGTGATGTTCGGCGACGCCGTGATGGCGGCCAAGGTCGCGGACGCGATGCTCGCCAACGGCGTCTTCGTCACGGCCTTCAGCTACCCCGTGGTACCCAAGGGCGCCGCCCGCATCCGCGTCCAGCTCTCCGCCGCGCACAGCACGGACGACGTCGAGCGCTGCGTCCAGGCCTTTGTCCGCAGCCGCGAGACGGTGGCCGCCGCCGGCTAG
- a CDS encoding FAD-binding oxidoreductase, translating into MSANYDVVIVGGGIAGLSLASALAGKCSVALVEAEQSLGYHTSSRSARQLIPSYGPPVVQELTMRTLELIGTHEGTRPEPVLSPRRFMLIGDEETVRQQASGFMHLISHAEALAICPALKPDSFTAAGLDSGSFACNASLLLEDHRERAVEGGVDIITGARVHSAQRLGSGWELGAGQEGLEAAVVVNAAGAWADEFAVLSGVEKLGLQPYRRTAAIVDVEHPLPQGCPMVASSSFYFRPDGRRQVLISPSETVPSGPEDAQPYPGDVEALITRLNSVTTMGIRGVSRAWTGLRTEAADGIPVVGFDAEAAGFFWLAGQGGYGFQTSSGIAELASELILAGQGSGAPFPADSPASRTAAALAATRMSIRG; encoded by the coding sequence ATGTCAGCTAATTACGATGTTGTGATCGTGGGCGGCGGCATTGCCGGCCTGTCCCTTGCTTCCGCCCTCGCCGGCAAATGCAGCGTGGCCCTGGTCGAAGCCGAGCAGTCGCTGGGCTACCACACCTCCTCGCGCTCGGCCCGGCAGCTGATCCCCAGTTACGGCCCGCCCGTGGTCCAGGAGCTGACCATGCGCACCCTGGAACTCATCGGAACGCACGAGGGCACCCGGCCCGAACCGGTGCTCTCCCCGCGCCGCTTCATGCTGATCGGGGACGAGGAAACCGTCCGGCAGCAGGCCAGCGGCTTTATGCACCTCATCAGCCACGCCGAGGCCCTGGCGATCTGCCCCGCGCTCAAGCCGGACTCCTTCACGGCGGCCGGCCTGGATTCCGGATCCTTTGCCTGCAACGCGTCCCTGCTGCTGGAAGACCACCGGGAACGGGCCGTCGAAGGCGGCGTGGACATTATCACCGGCGCCCGGGTCCACTCGGCGCAGCGCCTCGGCTCCGGCTGGGAGCTCGGCGCCGGGCAGGAAGGCCTCGAGGCCGCCGTCGTGGTCAATGCCGCGGGCGCCTGGGCCGACGAGTTCGCCGTGCTTAGCGGCGTCGAGAAGCTCGGACTCCAGCCCTACCGCCGCACCGCGGCGATCGTCGACGTCGAACACCCGCTCCCGCAGGGGTGCCCGATGGTGGCGTCCAGCAGCTTCTACTTCCGGCCGGACGGGCGGCGGCAGGTGCTTATTTCGCCGTCCGAAACCGTGCCGAGCGGCCCCGAGGACGCCCAGCCGTACCCCGGCGACGTCGAGGCCCTGATCACCCGGCTCAACAGCGTCACCACGATGGGAATCCGCGGCGTCAGCCGGGCCTGGACCGGGCTGCGGACCGAGGCCGCCGACGGCATCCCCGTGGTGGGGTTCGACGCCGAGGCCGCCGGCTTCTTCTGGCTTGCCGGCCAAGGCGGCTACGGCTTCCAGACCTCCTCCGGCATCGCAGAGCTGGCCTCGGAACTGATCCTCGCCGGGCAGGGCTCCGGCGCGCCGTTCCCGGCCGACAGTCCGGCATCCCGGACAGCCGCGGCGCTGGCCGCGACGCGGATGTCGATCCGGGGCTGA
- the hutI gene encoding imidazolonepropionase: MSTLITNIAELMTQDTEHRVLKDAAIVIEGERIAWIGAAADAPAADDAVDAAGRVLLPGWVDSHTHLIFAGDRTAEFEARMAGEAYGAGGIAVTTGATRSTGDFDLTRLALGRVAEAVAQGTTYLETKTGYGLDVDNEARSARIASTVADEVTYLGAHVVPDGLDAEDYTDLVCGPMLSAVRPYVRWADVFCERGAFNEEQSRRVLQACRDAGLGLRVHGNQLGEGPGVRLAVEFGAASVDHVNYLSRADVHVLADSWSGWEAAAGAGERGTVATCLPACDLSTRQPLAPGRELLDAGVQLALASNCNPGTSYTSSMAFCVTTAVLQMRLSVHEAVRAATYGGALALGRETGNDVDGGRAVGSIAVGHRADLHLLNAPSATHLAYRPGMPLTHAVWRAGVRAR, from the coding sequence ATGAGCACCCTGATCACCAACATCGCCGAACTGATGACCCAGGACACGGAGCACCGGGTCCTCAAGGATGCGGCCATCGTGATCGAGGGCGAACGCATCGCCTGGATCGGTGCCGCCGCCGATGCCCCGGCGGCCGACGACGCCGTCGACGCCGCTGGCCGCGTGCTCCTGCCCGGCTGGGTGGATTCGCATACGCACCTGATCTTCGCCGGCGACCGGACCGCGGAGTTCGAGGCCCGGATGGCGGGGGAGGCCTACGGTGCAGGCGGCATCGCGGTCACCACCGGCGCCACCCGGAGCACCGGCGACTTCGACCTGACCAGGCTCGCGCTGGGCCGTGTCGCGGAGGCCGTCGCGCAGGGCACCACCTACCTGGAGACCAAGACCGGCTATGGCCTGGACGTGGACAACGAGGCCCGCAGCGCCCGGATCGCGTCCACCGTCGCGGACGAGGTGACCTACCTCGGAGCGCACGTGGTCCCGGACGGCCTGGACGCAGAGGACTATACGGACCTGGTCTGCGGACCGATGCTTTCCGCCGTCCGGCCGTACGTCCGCTGGGCCGACGTTTTTTGCGAGCGGGGCGCTTTCAACGAGGAACAGTCCCGCCGCGTGCTCCAGGCCTGCCGGGATGCGGGACTGGGCCTGCGCGTGCACGGCAACCAGTTGGGCGAGGGCCCGGGCGTGCGGCTGGCGGTGGAGTTCGGTGCGGCGAGCGTGGACCACGTCAACTACCTTTCCCGCGCGGACGTCCACGTCCTCGCCGACAGCTGGTCCGGCTGGGAGGCTGCGGCCGGCGCGGGCGAACGGGGCACGGTGGCAACCTGCCTGCCTGCCTGCGACCTGTCCACCCGGCAGCCGCTGGCACCCGGCCGTGAACTGCTCGACGCCGGCGTCCAGCTGGCCCTGGCCTCCAACTGCAACCCAGGCACCTCCTACACCAGCTCGATGGCATTCTGCGTCACCACTGCCGTGCTGCAGATGCGGCTCAGCGTGCACGAAGCCGTCCGCGCGGCGACCTACGGCGGTGCCCTGGCGCTGGGCCGGGAGACCGGGAACGACGTGGACGGCGGGCGGGCGGTGGGCTCGATCGCGGTGGGTCACCGGGCGGACCTGCACCTGCTCAACGCCCCGTCCGCCACGCACCTGGCGTATCGGCCGGGGATGCCGCTCACGCACGCCGTCTGGCGCGCAGGAGTCCGCGCCCGCTGA
- a CDS encoding phenylacetate--CoA ligase family protein yields MAGFARELAIMIDLVRAKHGGAQALAWRRDARLAALVAHARACSPFYRALYRGLPAEDVPLRDLPPVTKPQLMAHFDDWVTDPAITRADLEAFVADPSLVGTRYRGRYFACTSSGTTGHPGLFVHDQAAVSCYRAQGVRIVGTVLDARRLLAMLRRGIRAAVVVGTGGHFAGVVWLESERRRSRGRRRAYRLFSVQQPLDRLVQALNAFDPALVVGYPSALELLAEEQDEGRLHIRPVIVESSGESVGDRERLAAALGGAVHNVYAASEFTPIALDCPRGWLHVNSDWVILEPVEADYRPTPAGQPSHTVLLTNLANRVQPLIRYDLGDSVVAKPGPCECGNPLPAIRVAGRHDDVLHLDNGHGATVSVLPLAITAPVDDAPGVHRCQLVQTGPATLRVRLQPEPGAAADEVWQDVAAKLAGFLAGQGLANVELVRAEEAPEQGGASGKFHQVIALKEPPVA; encoded by the coding sequence ATGGCCGGCTTTGCCAGGGAACTCGCCATCATGATCGATCTGGTGCGGGCCAAGCACGGCGGGGCGCAGGCCTTGGCCTGGCGCCGGGACGCCCGGCTGGCCGCCCTCGTGGCCCACGCCCGCGCCTGCTCGCCGTTCTACCGGGCGCTCTACCGCGGCCTCCCGGCCGAGGACGTGCCGCTCCGGGACCTGCCGCCGGTCACGAAGCCGCAGCTGATGGCGCACTTTGACGACTGGGTCACCGATCCGGCCATCACCCGCGCGGACCTCGAGGCCTTCGTCGCCGACCCTTCCCTGGTCGGCACCCGCTACCGGGGCCGCTATTTCGCCTGCACCAGCTCCGGAACCACGGGCCACCCCGGATTGTTCGTGCATGACCAGGCCGCGGTCAGCTGCTACCGGGCCCAGGGCGTACGGATCGTCGGGACCGTGCTCGATGCCCGCCGGCTGCTCGCGATGCTGCGGCGGGGAATCCGCGCCGCCGTCGTGGTGGGCACGGGCGGGCACTTCGCCGGCGTCGTCTGGCTCGAGTCCGAACGGCGCCGCAGCCGGGGCCGCCGCCGCGCCTACCGCCTGTTCTCCGTGCAGCAACCGCTGGACCGGCTGGTGCAGGCGCTCAACGCCTTCGACCCGGCCCTTGTGGTGGGCTACCCCAGCGCCCTCGAACTGCTGGCCGAGGAACAGGACGAGGGCCGGCTGCACATCCGTCCGGTGATCGTGGAGTCCAGCGGCGAATCCGTCGGGGACCGGGAGCGCCTGGCCGCGGCGCTGGGCGGCGCGGTGCACAACGTCTACGCCGCCTCCGAGTTCACCCCGATCGCCCTGGACTGTCCCCGCGGCTGGCTGCACGTCAACAGCGACTGGGTCATCCTCGAGCCGGTCGAGGCGGACTACCGTCCAACGCCCGCCGGGCAACCGTCGCACACGGTGCTGCTGACCAACCTCGCCAACCGGGTCCAGCCGCTGATCCGCTACGACCTCGGCGACTCCGTCGTCGCCAAGCCCGGCCCCTGCGAATGCGGCAACCCGCTGCCCGCCATCCGGGTGGCCGGCCGGCACGACGACGTTCTCCACCTGGACAACGGCCACGGCGCCACCGTGAGCGTGCTGCCGCTGGCCATCACCGCCCCCGTCGACGATGCGCCGGGGGTCCACCGCTGCCAGCTGGTCCAGACCGGCCCAGCGACACTGCGGGTCCGACTCCAGCCGGAGCCCGGCGCCGCGGCGGACGAGGTGTGGCAGGACGTTGCGGCGAAGCTGGCCGGCTTCCTGGCCGGCCAGGGCCTGGCGAACGTGGAGCTGGTCCGTGCGGAGGAAGCCCCGGAACAGGGCGGCGCCAGCGGAAAGTTCCACCAGGTGATCGCCCTGAAAGAGCCGCCCGTCGCTTAG
- a CDS encoding histidine phosphatase family protein, producing MVRHGQSAANADTSIYNRVPDYRIPLTPLGVEQAAAAGEQLRRQLDGQQVCVYVSPYLRAYQTLEALKLGPLTERVIEEPRLREQDWANFQIAGDIEDQKELRNAYGHFFYRFREGESGSDVYDRISSFMETLYRHWSKPDYAPNALFVTHGLTMRLFCMRWFHWSVEYFESLNNPDNAEIRTLLRSAEGKYELDKPFSQWEQREVDETVLDAPPMVF from the coding sequence ATGGTCCGGCATGGCCAGTCCGCAGCCAATGCCGACACTTCCATCTACAACCGGGTGCCCGACTACCGCATCCCGTTGACCCCGCTCGGCGTTGAGCAGGCCGCGGCCGCCGGCGAGCAGCTGCGGCGCCAGCTGGACGGCCAGCAGGTCTGCGTCTATGTCTCCCCCTACCTGCGTGCCTACCAGACCCTCGAGGCGCTGAAGCTGGGCCCGCTCACCGAGCGCGTGATCGAGGAGCCGCGGCTGCGCGAACAGGACTGGGCGAACTTCCAGATCGCCGGCGACATCGAGGACCAGAAGGAGCTCCGCAACGCCTACGGGCACTTCTTCTACCGCTTCCGCGAGGGCGAGTCCGGTTCCGACGTCTACGACCGGATTTCCTCGTTCATGGAGACCCTGTACCGCCACTGGTCCAAGCCGGACTACGCGCCGAACGCCCTGTTCGTAACCCACGGCCTGACCATGCGGCTGTTCTGCATGCGCTGGTTCCACTGGTCGGTGGAGTACTTCGAGTCCCTGAATAACCCGGACAACGCCGAGATCCGCACCCTGCTGCGCTCCGCCGAGGGCAAGTACGAGCTGGACAAGCCGTTCAGCCAGTGGGAACAGCGCGAGGTGGACGAGACCGTGCTGGATGCGCCGCCGATGGTCTTCTAG